A single Drosophila miranda strain MSH22 chromosome XR, D.miranda_PacBio2.1, whole genome shotgun sequence DNA region contains:
- the LOC117186505 gene encoding uncharacterized protein LOC117186505 — protein MRSTEDGKTVASGSDIRGLAPYIDGHGVLRAYGRVDAALCMPYSARRPIVLSHKYSLTEMIVHHFHAKMKHQNVDATIAEIRTRFWITKLRRVLRMTISACNVCKLHRARAAPPIMGPLPKDRLEANGWPLKNTGLDYFGPLLVKVSRHTEKRWVALFTCLTTRAIHLELAHDLSTDSCIIAIRNFVCRRGPVHRLRTDNGKNFIGADREARRFGDVFESERIQSELSGRGIEWVFNCPVNPSEGGVWERMVQCVKKVLRYTLKEIAPRDHVLVSFLIEAENNVNSRPLTHLPVDAEQEAPLTPNDLLRGVANLPDTPGDDLELPKECATGKQWRIARLMRDRF, from the coding sequence ATGCGGTCGACAGAAGACGGCAAGACGGTCGCCAGTGGAAGCGACATTCGAGGACTGGCGCCATACATAGATGGCCATGGAGTTCTGCGAGCATACGGCAGAGTGGATGCCGCATTGTGTATGCCATACAGTGCGAGGAGGCCAATAGTCCTGTCACACAAGTACAGTCTTACGGAGATGATTGTGCATCATTTCCACGCCAAGATGAAGCATCAAAACGTGGATGCTACGATTGCGGAGATCCGAACAAGGTTCTGGATTACGAAGCTGAGACGCGTACTACGGATGACGATCTCAGCATGCAACGTGTGCAAGTTGCATCGGGCGCGGGCAGCGCCGCCAATAATGGGACCGCTGCCGAAGGATCGCCTGGAGGCCAATGGCTGGCCGCTTAAGAATACCGGACTGGATTACTTTGGACCACTATTGGTGAAAGTATCGCGGCACACGGAGAAGCGCTGGGTCGCCCTTTTCACGTGCCTGACGACCAGGGCGATACATCTGGAGTTGGCACATGACCTGTCAACTGATTCCTGTATAATTGCGATACGGAACTTCGTCTGCCGTCGAGGCCCAGTACATAGACTGCGCACTGACAACGGCAAGAACTTCATAGGAGCTGACAGGGAAGCCAGACGATTTGGCGACGTGTTCGAATCAGAAAGGATTCAGAGTGAGCTATCTGGCCGAGGCATCGAGTGGGTTTTCAATTGCCCAGTGAATCCATCTGAAGGAGGAGTCTGGGAACGAATGGTGCAGTGCGTGAAGAAGGTTCTGCGCTACACATTGAAGGAGATAGCGCCGAGGGATCACGTACTGGTGAGTTTTCTGATCGAAGCAGAGAACAATGTGAATTCGCGTCCGCTCACCCACTTGCCGGTGGATGCGGAACAAGAAGCCCCCCTGACGCCAAATGATCTGCTCAGAGGAGTAGCTAACCTGCCGGACACGCCTGGCGACGATCTGGAGCTGCCCAAGGAGTGCGCTACAGGCAAGCAGTGGCGTATAGCGCGACTAATGAGGGACCGTTTCTGA
- the LOC117186091 gene encoding serine/arginine repetitive matrix protein 2-like: MQQHLIRYLTEQRKWIRRGYHAVGDTQSRRQAYQAEQDERRARRSKSPELQLLASPLVSTAGPMGPTVSPVVSPGYTEAESDLELVSWEPAPPRKRAREAKGEEARTSKRKEPRTIKREEARTSRREEPRTSKREEPRTSKHEEPHTSKREEPRTSKREEPRTSKHEKPRTSKREEPRTSKHEKPHTSKREEPRTSKREGSHPSSRENPHVSKREERSEGGSRGRTETRREEPREGRPSKRRPRVRRVRPRERSRRHAPGEGRQRGEGTSGRQTHRRHGHGRRRPKTRSRSRSQRRPKTRSRSRSRRRPTSRQTTRPLRRDASRNGTGGSRWPRRRRS, from the coding sequence ATGCAGCAGCACTTAATTAGATATCTAACGGAGCAGCGGAAGTGGATTCGCCGCGGGTATCATGCTGTTGGCGATACGCAAAGTCGGCGGCAGGCGTACCAAGCCGAACAAGACGAGCGAAGGGCGCGTAGGAGTAAGTCCCCGGAGCTACAGCTGTTGGCCTCACCGCTGGTGTCAACCGCGGGACCCATGGGACCGACGGTGTCCCCGGTGGTATCGCCGGGGTATACCGAGGCGGAGAGTGACCTGGAGTTGGTGAGCTGGGAGCCGGCACCACCGAGAAAACGCGCACGCGAGGCGAAGGGCGAGGAGGCCCGCACCAGCAAGCGCAAGGAGCCCCGCACCATCAAGCGCGAGGAGGCCCGCACCAGCAGACGCGAGGAGCCCCGCAccagcaagcgcgaggagccccgcACCAGCAAGCACGAGGAGCCCCACAccagcaagcgcgaggagccccgcaccagcaagcgcgaggagccccgcACCAGCAAGCACGAGAAGCCCCGCAccagcaagcgcgaggagccccggacCAGCAAGCACGAGAAGCCCCACAccagcaagcgcgaggagccccgcACCAGCAAGCGCGAGGGGTCCCACCCCAGCAGCCGCGAGAATCCCCACGTcagcaagcgcgaggagcggTCGGAGGGAGGAAGCAGGGGGCGCACGGAGACGCGGAGGGAGGAGCCCAGAGAGGGGCGGCCATCGAAGCGGCGTCCACGCGTTCGACGCGTACGGCCAAGGGAGAGGAGTCGTCGGCACGCACCAGGGGAAGGTCGACAACGCGGCGAGGGGACCAGCGGCCGACAAACCCACAGGAGGCACGGACACGGTCGGCGCAGGCCGAAAACGAGGTCGAGGAGCCGCAGCCAACGCAGGCCGAAAACGCGGTCGAGGAGCCGCAGTCGACGCAGGCCGACATCACGGCAAACAACGCGGCCGCTGAGGCGCGACGCCTCGCGGAATGGCACCGGCGGATCGCGCTGGCCGCGGCGAAGGAGGAGCTGA